The DNA region ATCCAAGCAAACTTTAAACTCTAATAATATTCAGCTTTTACCCAATCCGACTAATGATATTCTTGTTTTACAATCAAATGAAACTGAAAATTATTCTGTCGAGATTTACGACATAATGGGGCAATTAATAGCAAAAACCAATATCAATGCTAACGAAAATATTTCAGTAGGGCACTTAAAACGTGGTCTTTACATTTTTAAAATTTTTAATCAAAACGAATTAG from Bacteroidales bacterium includes:
- a CDS encoding T9SS type A sorting domain-containing protein is translated as SKQTLNSNNIQLLPNPTNDILVLQSNETENYSVEIYDIMGQLIAKTNINANENISVGHLKRGLYIFKIFNQNELVQIQKIVLQ